From Drosophila suzukii chromosome 2R, CBGP_Dsuzu_IsoJpt1.0, whole genome shotgun sequence, a single genomic window includes:
- the LOC108010177 gene encoding NADP-dependent malic enzyme encodes MPKDSLAMSPRTRKEKAEQKKEAENKLKCVSDFERSQKIDSLPRHLNTFWRTDTRLSASKLNGLWMLNNTNYNKGLAFTLNERRVLSIHGLLPVAVRTIDEQVTACAKTLDTFNTQLQRYVYLTYLSRRNRRLFYYLLLTNPERYVPLTDASGNMEVLKIHRMLHSVGQGLFICIKDLGHIPQILANWPYRLVRCLLVSNGASVLSLGDLGVDEMPVLFSNIHNSVVFGGLHPDHCLAVMLDVGTNNEQLLQDPAYTGLKEPRASDELYDQFFEEFTLAVLQQYGSHALILCKDFEAQKAKKQLKLYRARQCIVDVDFQCLAAVALAGVIVCNRLKRVFFSANIFLFYGGDAINIGMARLCMALLKREGIIEMKAREKVWFFDSNGLVVLGRKDIPEELMEFANPREPITTLVEAIQELKPNVLVGGSSQPNSFTPDVLRAMEKSSDQPVIFALSRPREQAECSAEDAFSYTKGRCIFISGSKLPPLKYANKWYQPGHCTSTYLVAGLSCGVMLAGFTTIPDEAFCVAAERLASLVWPCDLEKRNVYPPMRKIKCISLQMAEAIFIYAFRRGLATLWPQPENPMEYIKNSMYNPEYRMNIVDVYCMQNRTIATTESRKYYTLNI; translated from the coding sequence ATGCCCAAGGACTCGTTGGCAATGTCGCCCAGGACGAGAAAGGAGAAGGCGGAGCAGAAAAAGGAGGCGGAAAACAAGCTGAAGTGCGTGAGCGATTTTGAGAGGTCCCAGAAGATCGACTCCCTTCCCCGCCACCTGAACACCTTCTGGAGGACGGACACCCGGCTGTCGGCCTCCAAGCTAAATGGTCTGTGGATGCTGAACAACACGAACTACAACAAGGGACTGGCCTTTACACTGAACGAAAGGCGAGTGCTGTCCATCCATGGACTACTTCCGGTGGCAGTGCGCACCATTGATGAACAGGTGACGGCCTGCGCGAAGACCTTGGACACGTTTAACACCCAATTGCAGAGGTATGTCTACCTGACCTACTTGTCGCGCAGGAATAGGAGGTTGTTCTACTACCTTTTGTTAACCAATCCCGAACGCTATGTGCCACTGACGGATGCCTCTGGTAACATGGAGGTGCTCAAGATCCACAGGATGCTGCACTCCGTTGGCCAGGGTCTGTTCATCTGCATCAAGGATCTGGGTCATATCCCTCAAATCCTGGCCAACTGGCCTTATAGACTGGTTCGTTGCCTGCTGGTGAGCAATGGGGCTTCGGTTCTCAGTCTGGGTGACCTGGGTGTGGATGAGATGCCTGTGCTGTTCTCCAATATTCACAATAGCGTCGTATTTGGCGGCCTTCATCCGGATCACTGTTTGGCCGTTATGCTGGATGTGGGCACCAACAATGAGCAGCTGCTGCAGGATCCAGCCTATACGGGATTGAAGGAGCCTCGTGCCTCGGACGAGCTGTATGATCAGTTCTTCGAGGAGTTCACCCTGGCCGTGCTGCAGCAGTATGGCTCCCATGCCCTGATCCTGTGCAAGGACTTCGAGGCCCAGAAGGCCAAGAAGCAACTGAAGTTGTACCGCGCCCGCCAGTGCATCGTGGATGTGGACTTCCAGTGCCTGGCTGCAGTGGCTCTGGCTGGGGTTATAGTCTGCAACCGCTTGAAGAGGGTCTTCTTCTCGGCGAATATCTTTCTGTTCTATGGAGGCGATGCCATAAATATTGGAATGGCTAGACTGTGCATGGCCCTGCTGAAAAGAGAGGGTATTATTGAAATGAAAGCCCGCGAGAAAGTTTGGTTCTTCGATTCGAATGGTTTGGTGGTGCTGGGCAGGAAGGATATTCCCGAGGAGCTGATGGAATTCGCCAATCCCAGAGAGCCGATAACCACTTTGGTGGAGGCTATTCAAGAGCTGAAGCCCAATGTCCTGGTGGGTGGCTCTTCGCAGCCGAATAGCTTCACTCCCGATGTCCTGAGGGCCATGGAGAAGAGCTCCGACCAACCGGTGATATTTGCCTTGTCCAGACCCCGGGAACAGGCCGAGTGTTCGGCGGAGGATGCCTTTTCCTATACGAAGGGTCGCTGCATCTTCATCTCGGGCTCCAAGCTGCCTCCTCTGAAGTATGCCAACAAGTGGTATCAGCCGGGTCATTGCACCAGTACCTACTTGGTGGCGGGTTTGAGTTGTGGCGTGATGCTGGCTGGATTCACCACCATTCCAGATGAGGCCTTCTGCGTGGCCGCTGAGAGATTGGCCAGTCTGGTCTGGCCCTGCGATCTGGAGAAGCGGAATGTCTACCCGCCGATGAGGAAGATCAAGTGCATCAGCCTCCAGATGGCCGAGGCCATCTTCATCTACGCCTTTCGCCGCGGATTGGCCACCCTGTGGCCGCAGCCGGAAAACCCCATGGAGTACATCAAGAACTCCATGTACAATCCGGAGTACCGCATGAATATCGTCGACGTTTACTGCATGCAGAACCGTACTATCGCCACCACCGAGTCCCGCAAATACTACACGCTCAACATCTAG